A window of Lujinxingia sediminis contains these coding sequences:
- a CDS encoding DUF547 domain-containing protein produces the protein MKHPIMISAAAAAFLFAMPPALAQERAPHATEGEVSQKSASEAGVEVIDPAPFKALLERYVDARGQVDYARWHASEEGRRRLSQVVESIGQANVEGKSADARLAFYINAYNALVLNAVLERWPVESVMKAEGFFDTAKHRVAGQSLTLDELEHSRVIRAQFNEPRIHFVLVCAAKSCPRLRQDPMRAATLERQLDAAAREFVPAATRRTEAGVETSQLFNWFAEDFVKSAGSVQAYLLRYVRNTELREALEAGAPVSFSEYDWAINAR, from the coding sequence ATGAAGCACCCGATCATGATCAGCGCCGCAGCCGCGGCTTTTCTTTTCGCCATGCCGCCCGCGCTCGCCCAGGAGCGCGCTCCGCATGCGACCGAGGGCGAAGTATCGCAGAAGAGCGCCTCGGAGGCCGGGGTCGAGGTTATCGACCCGGCACCTTTTAAGGCTCTGCTGGAGCGTTATGTCGATGCCCGTGGCCAGGTCGACTACGCCCGCTGGCATGCCAGTGAGGAGGGTCGTCGGCGCTTGAGCCAGGTGGTCGAGTCCATTGGTCAGGCGAACGTGGAGGGTAAGAGCGCTGACGCGCGTCTGGCTTTCTACATCAACGCCTACAACGCACTGGTGCTCAACGCCGTGCTGGAGCGCTGGCCGGTGGAAAGCGTGATGAAGGCCGAGGGATTCTTCGACACGGCCAAACACCGCGTCGCCGGCCAGTCGCTCACCCTCGATGAGCTGGAGCACAGCCGGGTGATCCGCGCGCAGTTTAACGAGCCGCGCATTCACTTTGTACTGGTATGCGCGGCCAAAAGTTGCCCGCGACTGCGTCAGGATCCGATGCGCGCAGCCACCCTGGAACGTCAGCTCGACGCGGCCGCCCGTGAGTTTGTTCCGGCCGCCACGCGTCGCACCGAGGCCGGTGTGGAAACGAGCCAGCTCTTTAACTGGTTTGCCGAAGACTTTGTGAAGTCGGCCGGCTCAGTGCAGGCCTACCTCTTGCGCTACGTGCGCAACACCGAGCTTCGAGAGGCGTTGGAGGCAGGGGCTCCGGTGAGCTTTTCGGAGTACGACTGGGCCATCAACGCCCGCTGA
- a CDS encoding OmpP1/FadL family transporter — translation MKTKISRARRALPSALVGLALLTVPSVAGANPFDVYGSGARSAAMAGAQVASAEGPAAVYDNVAELASARPGIRLGAFATLGQVQILLKDRPAGYDVPDLDGNSPALPSEQTRRERSDTTGLAPLYGVMIGAVTDFGTERTRGGALVMLPTNGLLSMQTHFADERERAFSNQLHVELIGERLRRPVIEAGIARKLTDWLSFGIGGTYLPGARATTEAYVRDPADQSDVGLNADIQTTNAWGLLAGATLDLPADLRLGLVYRGPVAFAIEGGNEVQVRGAGSGEDTRQVIGWIPTSTPASLRLGLAWSPGDIVLTADARLTFWSGHLDTQGQDAGFHDTLEARLGAEWQGAADTRLRAGLGFVPSPVPAQTGRTNYVDNHRALASIGAEHRFALWKREVVAAWYVQAQHLLYRTTDKAQLDAYPACTPGETRLCDEVPDATRDPRTGQPYAEAQGLQTGNPGFPGFSSGGWLGAVGFELHY, via the coding sequence TTGAAAACGAAGATATCCCGGGCGCGTCGTGCGTTGCCTTCGGCGCTTGTCGGGCTGGCGTTGTTGACGGTTCCTTCTGTCGCCGGTGCCAACCCCTTTGATGTGTATGGCTCCGGGGCGCGCTCCGCCGCGATGGCCGGCGCTCAGGTGGCCTCGGCGGAGGGGCCGGCTGCCGTGTACGACAACGTGGCCGAGCTGGCCTCTGCGCGTCCGGGCATTCGCCTGGGAGCGTTTGCGACCCTGGGCCAGGTCCAGATCCTGCTCAAAGATCGCCCGGCGGGCTATGACGTGCCCGACCTCGATGGCAACTCCCCGGCGCTCCCCTCCGAGCAGACGCGGAGAGAGCGCTCCGATACCACCGGGCTTGCGCCGCTCTACGGGGTGATGATCGGCGCGGTGACCGACTTTGGCACCGAGCGCACCCGCGGCGGGGCGCTGGTGATGCTGCCGACCAACGGGCTCTTGAGCATGCAGACCCATTTTGCCGATGAGCGGGAGCGGGCGTTTAGCAACCAGCTTCATGTTGAGCTGATTGGCGAGCGCCTTCGACGTCCGGTGATCGAGGCCGGGATCGCGCGGAAGCTCACCGACTGGCTTAGCTTTGGCATCGGCGGCACCTACCTGCCCGGCGCGCGCGCCACCACCGAGGCGTACGTGCGCGATCCGGCCGATCAATCCGATGTGGGCCTCAACGCCGATATTCAGACCACCAACGCCTGGGGCCTGCTGGCCGGCGCGACGCTGGATTTGCCCGCTGATCTTCGTCTGGGGCTCGTCTACCGGGGACCTGTAGCCTTTGCGATCGAGGGGGGCAACGAGGTGCAGGTGCGCGGGGCGGGCTCCGGTGAAGACACCCGCCAGGTCATCGGCTGGATTCCTACCTCCACGCCGGCCTCGCTGCGCCTGGGGCTGGCCTGGTCGCCCGGCGATATCGTGCTCACCGCCGACGCCCGGTTGACCTTCTGGTCGGGGCACCTCGATACGCAGGGCCAGGATGCCGGCTTCCACGACACCCTGGAAGCTCGTCTGGGCGCCGAGTGGCAGGGCGCTGCCGATACGCGTCTTCGTGCCGGCCTGGGTTTTGTGCCCTCGCCGGTGCCCGCACAGACCGGTCGCACCAACTACGTCGACAACCACCGCGCCCTGGCGTCGATCGGCGCGGAGCATCGCTTCGCCCTCTGGAAGCGCGAGGTCGTGGCTGCCTGGTACGTGCAGGCCCAACACCTGCTCTACCGCACCACCGACAAAGCGCAGCTCGACGCCTACCCGGCCTGCACCCCGGGTGAAACCCGACTCTGCGATGAGGTCCCCGACGCTACCCGAGACCCCCGCACCGGCCAGCCCTACGCCGAGGCTCAGGGCCTGCAGACGGGAAACCCCGGGTTTCCCGGCTTCAGCTCCGGGGGCTGGCTCGGCGCGGTGGGCTTTGAGCTTCATTATTGA
- a CDS encoding DUF7305 domain-containing protein: MRHLTWPLVGLLCVSLMSSACSDDVAPSEREGDDVPDVSDDGGLDTAPDTSADTDTDPPDTAPGDTGDTNPDDAGDTDDAPVDESCPSYQDRCEGECIPTSVDPENCGGCGVVCEGSDVCSGGSCVDPESCPGELEACGGACVDTSLDSDHCGGCGITCDAGEGCVAGTCREVIALEPGPASCEGVGPVIDFEPGQGSPQACAGDLAEYTFRWGLCSCDDVVTNVGLMVDAYDSSVGPYTPGGPGGGVGTNGSQRANGLVDVTGSLWVAGSEGINLNIGAEIGQRLYNGGDFYNNNPVSVGEDAFMVGDIDTNLGVTIGGDLNVPAGTSIHPNVTYQSLNEGPVSVGDACSYCEEDDRIDVAAIVASRRDVNDNATIGLEPDVLENATGGVRLELPCGNYYLSEITPNLPTTIVATGNTALYVDGDIESNGQLTITLTPDASFDIFVAGDVRTNERFRLGSPNYPALMRMYVGGPNGFRSNNQIDVGGYIYAVPGGIETNNDIEIFGGLHGSRFGANNQVSIHYDRGVGRVGQSCPDPDTDPDPDPGDDVGPDPDVDPDPDPDPVCGSTDDGCASDSDCCSPLRCEEGVCALLSCQPAYLPCSRPSDCCSGMCTASGSQEGVCIVP, from the coding sequence ATGAGACACCTGACCTGGCCCCTGGTGGGTTTGTTGTGTGTAAGTCTGATGAGCAGCGCCTGCAGCGATGACGTCGCACCTTCGGAGCGCGAGGGCGACGACGTGCCCGACGTCAGCGACGACGGCGGGCTCGACACAGCCCCCGACACCTCCGCCGATACCGACACCGATCCGCCCGACACCGCTCCCGGCGACACCGGCGATACCAACCCCGACGACGCGGGCGACACAGACGACGCCCCCGTCGATGAGAGCTGCCCCTCCTACCAGGACCGCTGCGAGGGGGAGTGCATCCCCACCAGCGTCGACCCCGAGAACTGCGGGGGCTGCGGGGTGGTCTGTGAGGGCTCAGACGTCTGCTCCGGTGGAAGCTGCGTCGACCCCGAAAGTTGTCCCGGCGAGCTGGAGGCCTGCGGGGGAGCGTGCGTGGACACCTCGCTCGACAGCGACCACTGCGGCGGCTGCGGCATCACCTGCGACGCCGGCGAAGGCTGCGTCGCCGGCACCTGCCGCGAGGTCATCGCCCTGGAGCCCGGCCCCGCAAGCTGCGAGGGCGTCGGCCCGGTCATCGACTTTGAGCCCGGCCAGGGATCCCCGCAGGCCTGCGCCGGCGACCTGGCCGAGTACACCTTCCGCTGGGGCTTATGCTCCTGCGACGACGTCGTGACCAACGTCGGGCTGATGGTCGATGCCTACGACAGCAGCGTCGGCCCCTACACCCCGGGCGGTCCGGGCGGCGGCGTGGGCACCAACGGCAGCCAGCGCGCCAACGGCCTGGTCGATGTCACCGGCTCCCTCTGGGTGGCCGGCTCCGAGGGCATCAACCTCAACATCGGCGCCGAGATCGGCCAGCGCCTCTACAACGGCGGTGACTTCTACAACAACAACCCGGTCTCGGTGGGCGAAGACGCCTTTATGGTGGGCGACATCGACACCAACCTGGGCGTGACCATCGGCGGCGATCTCAACGTGCCAGCCGGCACCTCCATCCACCCCAACGTCACCTACCAGAGCCTCAATGAGGGGCCCGTGAGCGTCGGCGACGCCTGCTCCTACTGCGAGGAAGACGACCGCATCGATGTGGCCGCCATCGTCGCCAGCCGACGCGACGTCAACGACAACGCCACCATCGGCCTTGAGCCCGACGTCCTGGAGAACGCCACCGGCGGTGTGCGTCTGGAGCTCCCCTGCGGCAACTACTACCTGAGCGAGATCACCCCCAACCTGCCCACCACGATCGTGGCCACCGGCAACACCGCCCTCTACGTCGACGGCGACATCGAGAGCAACGGCCAGCTCACCATCACGCTCACCCCTGACGCCAGCTTCGATATCTTCGTGGCCGGCGACGTGCGCACCAACGAGCGCTTCCGCCTGGGCTCGCCGAACTACCCGGCCCTGATGCGCATGTATGTCGGCGGCCCCAACGGCTTCCGATCCAACAACCAGATCGACGTCGGCGGCTACATCTACGCGGTGCCCGGCGGCATTGAGACCAACAACGACATCGAGATCTTCGGCGGGCTCCACGGAAGCCGCTTCGGCGCGAACAACCAGGTCAGCATCCACTACGATCGCGGCGTGGGTCGCGTCGGCCAGAGCTGCCCCGATCCCGACACCGACCCGGATCCCGATCCCGGCGACGATGTCGGCCCCGATCCCGATGTCGACCCGGATCCCGATCCCGATCCGGTCTGCGGGAGCACCGATGACGGCTGCGCTTCCGACTCCGACTGCTGCAGCCCGCTGCGCTGCGAAGAAGGTGTCTGCGCACTGCTCTCCTGCCAGCCGGCCTACCTGCCCTGCTCCCGCCCCTCCGACTGCTGCAGCGGCATGTGCACCGCGTCTGGCTCTCAAGAGGGCGTGTGCATCGTGCCCTGA
- the msrA gene encoding peptide-methionine (S)-S-oxide reductase MsrA — protein sequence MPHPDDALPGREVPPFEIPETHEVLGTPLKPPFPETMEVAIFGMGCFWGVERKFWQLDGVHSTQVGYAAGYTPNPTYREVCSGQTGHNEVVRVIFDPERISYDQLLQVFWEGHDPTQGMRQGNDVGTQYRSGIYVTSAAQREAAQASLQAYARELAAAGYGEPTTEILDAPEFYYAEAYHQQYLAKNPGGYCGVGGTGVSCPTGWRA from the coding sequence ATGCCCCACCCCGACGACGCGCTCCCCGGCCGCGAGGTGCCCCCCTTCGAGATCCCCGAGACGCACGAGGTGCTCGGCACCCCGCTCAAGCCCCCCTTCCCCGAGACGATGGAGGTGGCGATCTTCGGCATGGGCTGCTTCTGGGGCGTGGAGCGCAAGTTCTGGCAGCTCGACGGGGTCCACTCCACCCAGGTCGGCTACGCCGCGGGCTACACCCCCAACCCCACCTACCGGGAGGTCTGCAGCGGGCAGACCGGCCATAACGAGGTGGTGCGCGTGATCTTCGATCCAGAGCGCATCAGCTACGACCAGCTCTTGCAGGTCTTCTGGGAGGGCCACGACCCCACCCAGGGCATGCGCCAGGGCAACGACGTGGGCACCCAGTACCGAAGCGGCATCTACGTCACCTCCGCCGCCCAGCGCGAGGCCGCCCAGGCCTCCCTTCAGGCCTACGCCCGCGAGCTCGCCGCGGCCGGCTACGGCGAGCCCACCACCGAGATCCTCGACGCCCCGGAGTTCTACTACGCCGAGGCGTACCACCAGCAGTATCTCGCCAAAAACCCCGGCGGCTACTGCGGCGTCGGAGGCACCGGCGTGAGCTGCCCCACCGGCTGGCGCGCCTGA
- a CDS encoding alpha/beta hydrolase, translated as MARPQSATSPELTPILWSNENFDPALWEDLAPGRRAPLDAVERDEGYISTPDHQQLYWQSWRATEVPPRAVVALMHGYAEHSARYDHVGIALARAGYAVMAIDARGHGRSTGRRGHVERYAAYVDDFELLIRRATQRWPDLPLFVLGHSNGGLISLRLALRKPQNVRAFVVTSPLLGVAPDLSPIMQKVGLVAARMMPTLSIASGIDPGALTHLQEVIDHHARDPLNFPTATAGWFSEAVGAMKDLHRRAGELEHPALLLVAGDDRLVNARETERFFHQMGSHDRQLELLPGLYHEVLNEEPWRELLARALFFMEARRAPAND; from the coding sequence ATGGCACGCCCCCAGTCTGCAACGTCGCCCGAACTCACCCCGATTCTCTGGTCCAACGAGAACTTCGATCCCGCACTCTGGGAGGATCTTGCGCCGGGACGTCGCGCGCCGCTCGATGCGGTGGAGCGGGACGAGGGCTACATCAGCACCCCCGATCATCAGCAGCTCTACTGGCAGAGCTGGCGCGCCACCGAGGTGCCACCGCGCGCGGTGGTGGCGCTGATGCATGGCTACGCCGAGCACAGCGCCCGCTACGATCATGTGGGCATCGCCCTGGCCCGGGCGGGCTATGCGGTGATGGCGATCGATGCACGCGGCCACGGGCGCAGCACCGGGCGACGCGGCCATGTGGAGCGTTATGCGGCTTACGTCGACGACTTCGAACTCTTGATTCGCCGCGCCACCCAGCGCTGGCCCGACCTTCCCCTCTTTGTTTTGGGACACTCCAACGGCGGGCTCATCTCGCTTCGCCTGGCGCTGCGCAAACCTCAAAACGTGCGCGCCTTTGTCGTCACAAGCCCCCTGCTCGGGGTCGCCCCCGACCTCTCTCCGATCATGCAGAAGGTGGGGCTGGTCGCCGCGCGTATGATGCCGACGCTCTCGATCGCCTCCGGCATCGATCCGGGCGCGCTGACGCATCTTCAGGAGGTGATTGATCACCACGCGCGCGACCCACTCAACTTCCCCACCGCCACCGCCGGGTGGTTCTCCGAGGCGGTCGGGGCAATGAAGGATCTGCACCGGCGCGCCGGCGAACTTGAGCACCCGGCGTTGCTGCTGGTGGCGGGCGATGATCGCCTCGTCAACGCTCGCGAAACCGAGCGCTTTTTCCACCAGATGGGCTCTCACGATCGCCAACTTGAGCTTTTGCCCGGGCTCTACCACGAGGTGCTCAACGAGGAGCCCTGGCGCGAACTTCTGGCGCGGGCCCTCTTCTTTATGGAAGCACGCCGCGCCCCCGCCAACGATTGA
- a CDS encoding YaeQ family protein, producing the protein MALSATMRRFEINLSDVDRGVYETLELRVAQHPSETDLYLVTRVLAYCLEYGEGIDFGRGVSTPDDPTIAIFDLTGQILLWIEIGQPAPERLHKIAKAAGQVAVYTHKDPAPTLSDLESGQIHRAETIALIAFAPEFIQTLAEKLDRTNRWDVLRSEGMLYITVGDATLNTQVGVLRDPR; encoded by the coding sequence ATGGCCTTAAGCGCCACGATGCGCCGCTTTGAGATCAACCTCTCCGACGTCGACCGCGGCGTCTACGAGACGCTGGAGCTGCGCGTCGCTCAGCACCCCTCCGAGACCGATCTCTACCTGGTCACGCGTGTGCTGGCCTACTGCCTGGAGTATGGCGAGGGCATCGACTTTGGCCGCGGGGTCAGCACCCCCGACGACCCCACGATCGCCATCTTTGACCTCACCGGACAGATCCTTCTGTGGATCGAGATCGGCCAGCCAGCCCCTGAGCGCCTTCACAAGATCGCCAAAGCCGCCGGCCAGGTCGCCGTCTACACCCACAAAGATCCCGCGCCCACGCTCAGCGACCTGGAGAGCGGCCAGATTCACCGCGCCGAGACCATCGCGCTCATCGCCTTTGCGCCCGAGTTCATTCAGACGCTGGCCGAAAAACTCGACCGCACCAACCGCTGGGACGTGCTCCGCAGCGAGGGCATGCTCTACATCACCGTGGGCGACGCCACGCTGAACACCCAGGTGGGGGTCTTGCGCGACCCACGCTGA
- a CDS encoding beta-propeller domain-containing protein translates to MKKSQNSERWHRWLPRVAATVGAVTMVAACGEGDDTPRRDTTSSASYRLMPAQGCEDVRDDVVDSLTEQVLQNRYSQHWWGDVDFDAGEPEPGAPEAGDDSAGGDRGESPSEFTETNVQEEGVDEPDIVKTDGDYIYTVADGSLQILKSWPPEDTDRVGRFDFPEQAYPHSLFLKGDRVAVFSYVWQHNDYYYDEVGSEDGVEPGEDREPSEPGEYVEPFYGTRLTILDVSDRTNPVIEKQVDIEGNYTNGRMIDDKVYVVSNGGMRNINIWQYMYNDEIPGLPERDYETTLEELEVMRDEARPLVKAFLTEQLADEDVQSWFPRQRILDHDGAVLLEEPLYECNEIYMTDNANQLGVLSISSFDLDTKTSIDSTGLLANGWQVYASQDNLYVAMSSRWWWWWGGNGRQNESHIHKFALHSDGQPEYRASGKVDGWLLNQFSFSEYEGHLRVATTDNRWDWDQETGEQTDAGGNHVIVVKEENGELVETGSVRNLAPTERIYSSRMMGDRGYIVTFRETDPLYTLDLSDPNDPKVLGELKITGFSSYLHPLSDDYLLAIGRDGDENGVMSGVHLQVFDVSDMTDPKLKHHHVISTGGWSSDSEAMWNHHAFTYQARLGVLSVPMNIWDGGEQFTGLMLFEIDAEEEAEDAGITEIGRVSHGDLVADSHCVRYDMEPGCQQEDYWGWYSQMRRSIIMSSENGEEFVYSLSDVGMKVNNVYNTDEELASVLLRERF, encoded by the coding sequence ATGAAAAAGTCTCAAAATTCTGAACGATGGCATCGATGGCTGCCGCGCGTTGCCGCCACGGTCGGCGCCGTAACCATGGTCGCCGCCTGTGGTGAGGGAGACGACACTCCTCGCCGCGATACTACCTCCAGCGCCAGCTACCGGCTGATGCCCGCCCAGGGCTGTGAGGATGTGCGCGACGATGTGGTCGACTCGCTCACCGAACAGGTGCTTCAGAACCGCTACAGCCAGCACTGGTGGGGCGATGTCGATTTTGATGCCGGCGAGCCCGAGCCCGGCGCGCCCGAAGCCGGTGACGACAGCGCCGGCGGCGACCGCGGCGAGAGCCCCTCGGAGTTTACCGAGACCAACGTGCAGGAGGAGGGGGTCGATGAGCCCGATATCGTCAAGACCGACGGGGACTACATCTACACGGTGGCCGACGGCTCGCTTCAGATCCTCAAGAGCTGGCCGCCGGAGGACACCGACCGCGTCGGTCGCTTCGATTTCCCGGAGCAGGCCTACCCGCACAGCCTCTTTCTGAAGGGCGATCGCGTCGCCGTCTTCAGCTACGTCTGGCAGCACAACGATTACTACTACGACGAGGTCGGCTCCGAGGACGGCGTTGAGCCCGGCGAAGATCGCGAGCCGAGCGAGCCTGGCGAGTACGTGGAGCCCTTCTACGGTACCCGCCTGACGATCCTGGATGTCAGTGACCGCACCAACCCGGTCATCGAGAAGCAGGTCGACATCGAGGGCAACTACACCAACGGCCGCATGATCGACGATAAGGTCTACGTGGTCAGCAACGGCGGGATGCGCAACATCAACATCTGGCAGTACATGTACAACGACGAGATCCCCGGGCTGCCCGAGCGCGACTATGAGACGACGCTCGAAGAGCTCGAGGTGATGCGCGATGAGGCCCGTCCCCTGGTGAAAGCCTTCCTCACCGAGCAGCTCGCTGATGAAGATGTGCAGAGCTGGTTCCCCCGCCAGCGCATCCTCGACCACGACGGTGCGGTGCTGCTCGAAGAGCCTCTCTATGAGTGCAATGAGATCTACATGACCGATAACGCCAACCAGCTTGGCGTGCTCTCGATCTCCAGCTTCGATCTCGATACCAAGACCTCCATCGACTCCACCGGTCTGCTGGCCAATGGCTGGCAGGTCTACGCCTCCCAGGACAACCTCTACGTGGCGATGAGCAGCCGCTGGTGGTGGTGGTGGGGTGGCAACGGTCGCCAGAATGAGTCGCATATCCACAAATTCGCGCTGCATTCCGACGGTCAGCCCGAGTACCGCGCCAGCGGCAAGGTCGATGGCTGGTTGCTCAACCAGTTCTCGTTCAGCGAGTACGAAGGTCACCTGCGCGTGGCGACCACCGATAACCGCTGGGACTGGGACCAGGAGACTGGCGAGCAGACCGACGCGGGAGGCAACCACGTCATCGTCGTCAAAGAAGAGAACGGTGAACTCGTGGAGACCGGCTCGGTGCGCAACCTCGCCCCGACCGAGCGCATCTACAGCTCGCGCATGATGGGCGACCGCGGCTACATCGTGACCTTCCGCGAGACCGACCCCCTCTACACCCTGGATCTCTCCGACCCCAACGACCCCAAAGTGCTCGGTGAGCTGAAGATCACCGGCTTCTCCAGCTACCTGCACCCCTTAAGCGACGATTACCTCCTGGCGATCGGTCGCGACGGCGATGAGAACGGCGTGATGAGCGGCGTGCACCTGCAGGTCTTCGATGTGAGCGACATGACCGATCCGAAGCTCAAGCATCACCACGTCATCTCCACCGGTGGCTGGTCCTCCGACAGCGAAGCGATGTGGAACCACCACGCCTTCACCTACCAGGCTCGCCTGGGCGTGCTCAGCGTGCCGATGAACATCTGGGATGGTGGCGAGCAGTTCACCGGCCTGATGCTCTTTGAGATCGACGCGGAAGAAGAGGCCGAAGATGCCGGCATCACTGAGATCGGTCGCGTCAGCCACGGCGACCTGGTGGCCGACTCGCACTGCGTGCGCTACGACATGGAGCCGGGCTGCCAGCAGGAAGACTACTGGGGCTGGTACTCCCAGATGCGTCGCAGCATCATCATGAGCAGCGAAAATGGCGAGGAGTTTGTGTACTCGCTGAGCGACGTGGGTATGAAGGTCAACAACGTCTACAACACCGACGAAGAGCTGGCCTCGGTGCTTCTGCGCGAGCGTTTCTAA
- a CDS encoding HEAT repeat domain-containing protein encodes MNAVSTRYSVLLRTLIVMGLAVVMACSPESLREGEKETIDAILRSGLEMGDDPFVRAETLRALELIDDARVVELAEPLLDDSSPMVRVAALRLMILHDHPRARQEAMASYNRADDAEKRLIVATALELGSDTLRRTMIGRALRAEDPRQRRMAFEAGPYATVEALQQAGDETTLRRTALPELGGFVEDPDPDIAAMALARLTEAGQPDRAHAFIERFADAKQPLEARLDAGRILVRSRSQMARETFAELLERAGVYDAETLGLPQRRIDPQLVRVAALGLTALGDETYVANAQEYLRGAEVEPTIEVLSALATNPSDDAAVSLRIAMRDAREPVRRAAINLYAARDDAQPDALISAMRIDDFESRKLIAGQLVERFAQAWQETLSARLQNEEQAAETLRTLQMVLRTENELELIVAPLTPRLEALAASSNAEVAALAAYLLLRVDADGELPEAIRASTDPQTRQAYLEYLATSETPARYLDELRANLFEDLFVLRLFAAAGMWRAFPDQARTSATAGADQAASGEASPAQAAEAGSK; translated from the coding sequence TTGAACGCTGTGTCCACTCGCTATTCTGTGCTCCTGCGCACCCTGATCGTGATGGGGCTCGCCGTAGTGATGGCGTGCAGCCCCGAAAGCCTGCGCGAAGGTGAGAAGGAGACCATCGACGCCATCCTGCGCAGCGGGCTGGAGATGGGCGATGATCCCTTTGTGCGCGCCGAGACGCTACGCGCGCTCGAGCTCATCGATGATGCGCGCGTCGTGGAGCTGGCCGAACCCCTGCTCGATGATTCCTCGCCGATGGTGCGGGTTGCGGCGCTTCGGCTGATGATCCTTCACGATCATCCCCGCGCCCGCCAGGAGGCGATGGCCAGCTACAATCGCGCCGACGACGCCGAGAAACGTCTGATCGTGGCCACCGCCCTGGAGTTGGGCAGCGACACCCTGAGGCGCACGATGATCGGCCGGGCACTGCGCGCCGAAGATCCCCGCCAGCGTCGGATGGCCTTTGAGGCCGGACCTTACGCCACGGTGGAGGCGCTTCAGCAAGCCGGCGATGAGACCACCTTAAGGCGCACCGCGCTGCCGGAGCTCGGAGGGTTTGTCGAAGATCCCGATCCGGATATTGCCGCGATGGCTCTGGCCCGCCTCACCGAGGCCGGCCAACCCGACCGGGCCCACGCGTTCATTGAGCGCTTCGCCGACGCAAAGCAGCCCCTTGAGGCACGCCTGGACGCCGGGCGTATTCTGGTGCGCTCACGCTCGCAGATGGCCCGCGAAACCTTTGCCGAGTTGCTGGAGCGCGCCGGCGTCTATGACGCCGAGACGCTGGGGCTGCCTCAGCGTCGTATCGATCCGCAACTTGTGCGCGTGGCCGCGCTGGGGCTGACCGCTCTGGGCGATGAGACCTACGTGGCCAATGCCCAGGAGTATCTGCGCGGTGCCGAGGTCGAACCCACCATCGAGGTCCTCAGCGCGCTGGCAACCAACCCCTCGGATGACGCCGCGGTAAGCCTGCGCATCGCCATGCGCGATGCGCGTGAGCCGGTGCGGCGCGCGGCGATCAACCTCTACGCCGCACGCGACGATGCCCAGCCCGACGCGCTGATCAGCGCGATGCGCATCGATGATTTTGAGAGCCGGAAGCTCATCGCCGGCCAGCTCGTGGAGCGTTTCGCCCAGGCCTGGCAAGAAACGCTGAGCGCGCGCCTGCAAAACGAGGAACAGGCCGCCGAGACGCTGCGCACCCTGCAGATGGTGCTTCGCACCGAAAATGAGCTTGAGCTTATCGTCGCCCCTCTCACCCCGCGCCTGGAGGCACTGGCAGCCTCAAGCAACGCCGAGGTCGCCGCGCTGGCTGCCTACCTTTTGCTGCGCGTCGACGCCGACGGCGAGCTGCCGGAGGCCATCCGCGCGAGCACTGACCCACAGACCCGACAGGCCTACCTGGAGTATCTGGCCACCAGTGAGACTCCAGCCCGGTACCTGGATGAGCTTCGGGCCAACCTCTTTGAAGATCTTTTCGTGCTGCGCCTTTTCGCCGCCGCCGGCATGTGGCGTGCCTTCCCGGACCAGGCCCGGACGTCGGCGACAGCCGGTGCAGATCAGGCTGCATCTGGCGAGGCGTCCCCCGCGCAGGCAGCGGAGGCAGGCAGCAAATAA
- a CDS encoding nuclear transport factor 2 family protein has protein sequence MPTDLHALLSALNYALAGGDFDYILEHAADDIRWEIVGVMVIEGKDALAQAFEVFAHSETRGMELRSIFASHDEGVVHGTMRVATASGEERSYAFCDVYRFELADASTPLLQHLTSYIVMPQTGALTELLGEGTPPDEG, from the coding sequence ATGCCTACCGATCTGCACGCGCTGCTCTCCGCGCTCAACTACGCGCTGGCCGGCGGGGACTTTGATTACATCCTGGAGCACGCCGCCGACGACATCCGCTGGGAGATCGTGGGCGTGATGGTCATCGAGGGCAAAGACGCCCTGGCCCAGGCCTTTGAGGTCTTCGCCCACAGCGAGACCCGCGGGATGGAGCTTCGCAGCATCTTCGCCAGCCACGATGAAGGCGTCGTCCACGGCACGATGCGCGTGGCCACAGCCTCCGGCGAGGAGCGCAGCTATGCCTTTTGCGACGTCTACCGCTTCGAGCTCGCCGACGCCTCAACGCCGCTGCTCCAGCACCTGACCTCGTACATCGTCATGCCTCAGACCGGCGCGCTCACCGAGCTTCTCGGCGAGGGCACCCCGCCCGATGAGGGCTGA